The following proteins come from a genomic window of Sulfitobacter indolifex:
- a CDS encoding glycosyltransferase, with protein MTLRIAIVGHIRHPIAPPFKGGMEAFTHGLARLLAARGHDVTLLASGDSGAGLPPGVKLLPICEAHYDARFPWHDFHGTEALNDHLDACYARAARLLLEGRFDVVHNNALHRYLPRLSRAERVPMVTSLHIPPFKVLRGALMDGAAPWHFSTVVSARQRGIWWPEGAPETAQVVHNGIDLSEWSEGGPGDGSAVWAGRITPTKGTHLAAEAAQIAGMPLRIYGAVEHQDYFNDMVRPHLYGDVAYVGHLDTAALGRAYGRASVALFTPQWEEPFGLAAVEAMATGLPVAATPHGAVEEVLGDAGVIAENDSPEALAAALQKALMIPAEVPRARVARLFDAQVMVAKFEQLYQGALAQHDVAMPRITYPAIALQVEAIGQPLAEAG; from the coding sequence ATGACCCTGCGCATCGCCATCGTTGGCCATATACGCCACCCCATTGCACCTCCCTTCAAGGGGGGGATGGAGGCGTTTACCCATGGACTTGCACGGCTGCTGGCCGCGCGGGGCCATGATGTGACCCTATTGGCCAGCGGCGATAGCGGGGCAGGGTTGCCACCGGGGGTGAAACTGCTGCCGATTTGCGAGGCCCATTACGACGCCCGCTTTCCATGGCATGATTTTCACGGCACCGAGGCGCTGAATGACCATCTTGATGCCTGCTATGCCCGTGCGGCGCGGCTGTTGTTAGAAGGGCGCTTTGACGTGGTACACAACAACGCGCTGCACCGTTACTTGCCACGCCTATCGCGGGCAGAGCGGGTGCCGATGGTGACATCGCTGCACATCCCGCCGTTCAAAGTTTTACGTGGCGCGTTGATGGATGGGGCAGCACCGTGGCATTTTTCGACCGTCGTTTCAGCGCGGCAGCGCGGCATCTGGTGGCCCGAAGGCGCGCCCGAGACGGCGCAAGTGGTACACAACGGGATCGACCTTTCTGAGTGGTCAGAAGGGGGGCCGGGCGACGGCAGTGCCGTCTGGGCCGGTCGGATCACGCCAACGAAAGGCACGCATCTTGCGGCAGAGGCCGCTCAGATCGCCGGTATGCCGCTGCGTATCTACGGCGCGGTTGAGCATCAGGATTACTTTAACGATATGGTAAGACCGCATCTATACGGCGATGTGGCCTATGTTGGGCATCTGGATACAGCCGCGCTTGGGCGGGCCTATGGCCGGGCGTCGGTTGCGCTTTTCACGCCCCAATGGGAAGAACCCTTCGGCCTCGCTGCGGTAGAGGCGATGGCAACCGGCCTGCCGGTCGCGGCGACCCCGCATGGCGCTGTGGAAGAAGTGCTAGGCGATGCGGGGGTGATTGCGGAAAACGACAGTCCCGAAGCATTGGCCGCGGCCTTGCAGAAGGCGCTTATGATCCCAGCGGAGGTGCCGCGCGCCCGGGTGGCGCGCTTGTTTGACGCGCAGGTGATGGTAGCCAAGTTCGAGCAGCTTTACCAAGGGGCGCTCGCCCAACATGACGTGGCCATGCCACGCATAACATATCCGGCAATTGCCTTGCAGGTGGAAGCGATCGGCCAGCCATTGGCCGAGGCGGGCTAG
- a CDS encoding glycosyltransferase family 2 protein, with protein MTSFTPSAPEDILVSALTLARGRATHLRNVILGLTRQTRQPDELVIGVMQDTLYDDLPQTDFPIRQVQVTGRELPLSRARNAVAAGATGECLVFLDVDCIPAPDLIADYMGYARPGNGLIMGEVNYLPAGTASEGWTYSRLEAVAVRHSDRQGPPAEGLKRCNDYRCFWSLNFAIHREDWDQSGGFDERFTGYGGEDTDFGRELDARGVPIHWAKGAKVFHQHHAHCMPPIHHIPSILRNTEIFADKWGHRTMNHWLTAFRLMGLVGSDGDALVQLREPDADDFALCEQQSDQPYANTARVLRHLRGEEQIAAE; from the coding sequence ATGACGTCGTTCACCCCATCCGCGCCTGAGGACATCTTGGTCAGCGCGCTGACGCTTGCGCGGGGCCGCGCGACACATTTGCGCAATGTCATCCTTGGTCTTACCCGTCAAACCCGGCAGCCGGATGAGCTGGTGATCGGGGTGATGCAGGACACGTTATATGATGACCTACCGCAGACTGACTTCCCAATCAGACAGGTGCAGGTCACGGGCCGCGAACTGCCGCTGTCGCGCGCCCGTAATGCAGTTGCTGCTGGCGCAACGGGCGAATGCCTCGTCTTTCTTGATGTCGATTGCATTCCTGCGCCCGACCTCATCGCCGATTACATGGGCTATGCGCGGCCCGGCAATGGGTTGATCATGGGCGAGGTGAACTATTTGCCCGCAGGCACGGCCAGCGAGGGCTGGACCTACAGCAGGCTCGAAGCGGTCGCCGTGCGCCATTCTGACCGCCAAGGGCCACCTGCCGAAGGATTGAAACGCTGCAATGACTACCGCTGCTTTTGGTCGCTAAACTTTGCCATTCACCGCGAAGATTGGGACCAATCCGGCGGTTTCGATGAACGCTTTACCGGCTATGGGGGCGAGGACACCGACTTTGGCCGAGAGTTGGACGCGCGCGGCGTGCCGATTCACTGGGCGAAGGGCGCCAAAGTGTTCCACCAGCACCACGCGCATTGCATGCCGCCCATTCATCACATCCCATCGATCCTTCGCAACACCGAGATTTTCGCAGACAAATGGGGGCATCGCACGATGAACCACTGGCTCACCGCCTTTCGTTTGATGGGGCTGGTGGGCAGCGATGGGGATGCATTGGTGCAGCTGCGCGAGCCGGATGCGGATGATTTTGCCCTTTGTGAACAACAATCGGATCAGCCCTACGCCAATACTGCGCGCGTGCTTCGCCATCTGCGCGGCGAAGAGCAGATCGCGGCGGAATGA
- a CDS encoding glycosyltransferase, with amino-acid sequence MTRPIGYFVHHQGRGHAERCAAVVNALPESQPVTVFCAKPDIFTDFTRHIEVITLPSLFETTGAEDIHDTTSAPDTVHCAPLGWPGIRQAMARMASWFAHANPVLMISDVSAEVAQLARLCSVPHVNVLQHGQRGDAGHHAAYDGAVGLLCPGAQALAQPDWPVRHLVKTHFAGGLGVDVKRPDPAQRATLRARMGVAADQRLVVVMSGGGGTGFASAPFGIAARAMPDTTFITIGQMARDWHATEPANLHHHGWVENAPDYLAAADLVVASTGNTTCHQILAAEKPWLAVPEWRYFDEQIEKANALARAGGAHHLLHFPSSADAWRAAINTTFDTHDPALQRSLVNENAASETAQWLCGLVDQLLPKTSNETGDLHDVVHPIRA; translated from the coding sequence ATGACGCGGCCGATTGGGTATTTCGTGCACCATCAGGGCCGAGGTCATGCCGAGCGCTGCGCGGCGGTGGTGAATGCACTGCCCGAAAGCCAGCCGGTGACTGTCTTTTGCGCAAAACCGGACATATTCACCGATTTCACCCGGCATATTGAGGTTATCACTTTGCCGTCGCTTTTCGAAACCACAGGGGCGGAGGATATCCACGACACCACGAGCGCGCCGGATACGGTGCATTGCGCCCCCTTGGGATGGCCCGGCATCCGGCAAGCAATGGCTCGAATGGCATCTTGGTTTGCCCATGCCAATCCGGTTTTGATGATCAGCGATGTGTCTGCCGAAGTGGCGCAGCTGGCGCGCCTATGCTCGGTGCCGCATGTGAACGTGCTGCAGCATGGGCAGCGTGGGGATGCGGGGCATCACGCGGCCTATGATGGGGCGGTTGGTCTTCTTTGTCCCGGCGCGCAGGCACTGGCTCAACCTGATTGGCCAGTGAGGCATTTGGTTAAGACGCATTTTGCGGGCGGGCTTGGAGTAGACGTAAAGCGGCCCGATCCGGCACAGCGCGCGACGCTGCGTGCACGCATGGGCGTCGCGGCTGATCAACGGTTGGTGGTGGTCATGTCGGGAGGGGGTGGCACCGGCTTTGCCTCGGCCCCCTTTGGGATCGCTGCGCGGGCCATGCCTGACACGACGTTTATCACCATCGGTCAAATGGCACGGGACTGGCACGCAACCGAGCCCGCGAACCTGCACCACCATGGCTGGGTCGAAAATGCGCCAGACTACCTTGCGGCGGCTGACTTGGTCGTGGCCTCGACCGGCAATACCACTTGTCATCAGATCCTCGCGGCGGAAAAGCCGTGGCTGGCTGTACCCGAGTGGCGCTACTTCGATGAACAGATTGAAAAGGCCAACGCGCTTGCCCGCGCCGGCGGCGCCCATCATCTACTGCATTTCCCGTCGTCCGCCGATGCGTGGCGCGCGGCGATCAATACCACATTCGATACCCATGACCCGGCATTGCAACGGTCTTTAGTGAACGAGAATGCCGCGTCCGAAACCGCTCAGTGGCTGTGCGGTTTGGTCGATCAGCTACTTCCCAAAACATCAAATGAAACCGGAGATTTACATGACGTCGTTCACCCCATCCGCGCCTGA
- a CDS encoding HAD family hydrolase, with protein sequence MFICHIALGGCLTAPTVNYGVTEDTGGHIAYILGAARAQAARGDVDAVQIVTRAFDDPSLGAVHAQTDQQVGRGLSIRRLWTAERGYLSKENLAAEISALVDAFLADLAQAARRPDVIHAHFADAAHLALAARERFGIPVIYTPHSLALSKSGAVVDTARIEAERRALLEADAVVLSSRDEAEVQVAAYGTGAQARVHRVSPGVSLRRPAGAGAGRAFLADTLSDPDRPMLLAVARPVARKNLATLAKVYADSPALQKRANLVIVAGQHGDALQANPEARAELAQLHEVLGTPHLCGQVALPPRHSQADVAGLYEAAAQTGGVFVNLALHEPFGLTMLEAASHGLPVVATQEGGPADIVADLGHGICVPPRDVEAIEAALLKLLDNRAVWSQAAKAGRAHVGRYDWSKWAEEVQLICEDIRQSKPLRGAPVMLASDIDNTLTGCAPSAALFDAWVRRDRPVFAVATGRSLPEARRILRAWHLPMPRVFITSVGTEVYLPDSQGRLCLDARFARKLDAGWERDRVERALLDFGFNWQARVEQRRWKLSGFGDMRTARRLERHLARRNVAAQIVASHGRLIDVLPLAAGKGAAVCAAARQLGMSMDRVVVAGDSGNDFDMLQAVNDGPGRGILVGNAVDGLRDRLGGGRLYYARASHAAGVLEGLETFGLAPNAMESPVKMVAQ encoded by the coding sequence ATGTTCATCTGTCATATTGCCCTCGGGGGCTGTCTCACAGCTCCGACTGTTAATTATGGCGTGACCGAAGATACCGGTGGTCACATCGCTTATATCTTGGGGGCAGCCCGCGCACAGGCAGCGCGGGGGGATGTGGATGCGGTGCAAATCGTAACCCGTGCTTTTGATGATCCCAGCCTCGGGGCGGTCCATGCACAGACCGACCAACAGGTCGGCCGCGGTTTGTCGATCCGGCGGTTGTGGACGGCGGAGCGGGGGTATCTGAGCAAAGAAAATCTGGCTGCTGAAATTTCTGCGCTGGTGGACGCGTTTTTGGCGGACTTGGCGCAGGCGGCGCGGCGGCCAGATGTGATCCATGCGCATTTTGCGGATGCAGCGCACCTGGCACTGGCGGCGCGGGAACGGTTCGGCATTCCGGTGATCTACACGCCGCACTCCTTGGCGCTGAGCAAATCCGGTGCGGTCGTCGATACAGCGCGGATCGAGGCCGAGCGGCGTGCTTTGTTGGAGGCGGATGCCGTCGTGCTGTCATCGCGCGACGAGGCGGAGGTTCAGGTGGCGGCCTATGGGACTGGCGCGCAAGCGCGGGTTCACCGCGTTTCTCCGGGTGTTTCGTTGCGCCGCCCTGCAGGGGCGGGCGCAGGGCGCGCGTTTCTGGCCGACACTCTCAGCGATCCCGACCGCCCGATGCTGCTGGCGGTGGCGCGTCCCGTGGCCCGTAAAAATCTAGCCACTTTGGCAAAGGTATATGCTGACAGCCCTGCGCTGCAGAAACGTGCGAACCTTGTGATCGTTGCGGGCCAACATGGCGATGCCTTGCAGGCCAATCCCGAAGCGCGCGCAGAGTTGGCGCAACTACACGAGGTTTTGGGGACACCGCATCTGTGCGGTCAGGTCGCCCTTCCGCCGCGTCATAGCCAAGCTGATGTTGCAGGTCTTTATGAAGCGGCGGCCCAGACGGGTGGGGTGTTCGTGAACCTCGCTCTGCATGAGCCCTTTGGCCTGACCATGTTGGAAGCCGCGTCTCATGGCTTGCCAGTCGTGGCCACGCAGGAAGGTGGCCCGGCGGATATCGTGGCAGACCTTGGCCACGGCATATGCGTGCCACCACGTGACGTAGAGGCTATCGAGGCTGCGTTGCTGAAGCTGTTGGATAACCGGGCCGTTTGGTCGCAGGCGGCAAAAGCCGGGCGTGCGCATGTGGGGCGCTACGATTGGTCGAAATGGGCCGAAGAGGTGCAGCTTATTTGCGAGGATATCCGCCAGTCTAAGCCACTTCGGGGCGCGCCGGTCATGTTGGCAAGCGATATTGACAACACCCTGACCGGCTGCGCCCCGTCGGCTGCTCTGTTCGATGCTTGGGTTAGGCGTGATCGTCCAGTGTTTGCCGTGGCCACGGGCCGCAGTCTTCCCGAAGCCCGGCGCATCTTGCGCGCATGGCACCTGCCGATGCCGCGTGTCTTCATCACCTCGGTCGGTACTGAAGTTTACCTACCCGATAGCCAAGGGCGCCTTTGTTTAGATGCGCGTTTTGCCCGCAAACTTGATGCAGGGTGGGAGCGTGATCGGGTGGAACGCGCCCTTCTGGATTTCGGGTTCAATTGGCAAGCGCGGGTCGAGCAGCGGCGATGGAAACTGAGCGGATTTGGCGACATGCGCACCGCGCGGCGGCTGGAACGCCATCTGGCGCGGCGGAATGTGGCGGCGCAGATCGTGGCTTCGCATGGTCGGCTTATTGATGTGCTGCCCTTGGCCGCGGGCAAAGGCGCCGCCGTCTGTGCTGCGGCCCGGCAATTGGGCATGTCGATGGACCGTGTGGTTGTCGCCGGGGACAGTGGCAATGATTTCGACATGCTGCAGGCGGTAAATGACGGGCCGGGTCGGGGCATTTTGGTTGGCAATGCCGTGGACGGCTTGCGCGATCGATTGGGAGGCGGGCGACTTTACTACGCGCGTGCATCTCATGCCGCGGGTGTGTTGGAGGGGTTGGAGACCTTTGGCCTTGCGCCCAACGCGATGGAATCGCCGGTCAAGATGGTGGCGCAATGA